A part of Bombus affinis isolate iyBomAffi1 chromosome 12, iyBomAffi1.2, whole genome shotgun sequence genomic DNA contains:
- the LOC126922792 gene encoding LOW QUALITY PROTEIN: peptidoglycan recognition protein 3-like (The sequence of the model RefSeq protein was modified relative to this genomic sequence to represent the inferred CDS: substituted 1 base at 1 genomic stop codon), with amino-acid sequence MGSPISLAFAAVYVSMLLASIENALALPLCQTNIESETAVPNIVSRLEWQARPPVDRVPLEVTPTPYVVIHHGGIDKRCYDQKSCSEIVRSYQNYHMDDREWFDIGYNFVIGEDGNVYEGRGWDYVGAHAPGYNTQSIGICVIGDFSDFLPNEVALKAVDALISYGVSLGKIDEDYRVLGHRQARNTLCPGNEFYKYVQKFPRWTDHPIPKHXTTLSLITLITDDAKLCGKSYIEKRGTLAEQRYSVRDKEFRANVKHACPLRPSIISRSEWGANAPKSTLRNLAEEPAPFVIIHHSASDSCTTRAICQARVRSFQNHHMNQKGWNDIGYNFLVGEDGNIYEGRGWGKHGAHSTPYNSKSIGICMIGNFVGHNPSAAAIKAVKDLIEYGVTLGKIQENYTLLGHRQTTSTSCPGDSLYQLIQTWPHWSSI; translated from the exons ATGGGGTCGCCTATTTCTTTAGCATTTGCGGCGGTATACGTTTCCATGTTGCTCGCTTCGATCGAAAATGCCCTCGCATTGCCACTTTGTCAAACTAATATCGAAAGCGAAACCG CGGTGCCAAACATCGTGAGCAGGCTGGAGTGGCAAGCCAGGCCACCGGTTGACCGAGTGCCGTTGGAAGTGACGCCGACACCTTACGTGGTCATTCATCACGGAGGCATAGATAAACGCTGTTACGATCAGAAATCGTGCTCCGAGATCGTAAGGAGTTACCAAAACTATCATATGGACGATAGAGAGTGGTTCGATATCGGTTACAACTTCGTTATCGGCGAGGATGGGAACGTTTACGAGGGTCGAGGCTGGGATTATGTCGGGGCGCATGCACCTGGTTACAACACTCAGAGCATCGGAATATGCGTTATCGGTGATTTTAGCG ATTTTCTTCCCAATGAAGTAGCTTTGAAGGCGGTGGACGCGTTGATCAGTTACGGAGTATCCCTTGGCAAAATCGATGAAGATTATCGCGTGCTGGGACATCGACAAGCCAGGAATACTCTCTGTCCAGGCAATGAATTTTACAAGTACGTTCAGAAATTTCCACGCTGGACTGACCATCCTATACCGAAACATTGAACAACATTGTCGTTGATTACC CTAATAACAGATGATGCGAAACTGTGTGGGAAATCTTACATCGAGAAACGGGGAACTCTCGCGGAGCAACGATACTCCGTCCGAGATAAAGAGTTCCGGGCGAACGTAAAACACGCGTGTCCAC TACGTCCAAGTATAATATCAAGATCAGAATGGGGAGCCAACGCACCAAAATCAACCCTTAGGAATCTCGCGGAGGAGCCTGCTCCGTTCGTTATAATTCATCATTCGGCGAGCGATAGTTGCACGACTCGAGCGATTTGTCAAGCCAGAGTGAGAAGTTTTCAG AACCATCACATGAACCAGAAAGGCTGGAACGACATAGGTTACAATTTTTTGGTTGGCGAAGATGGAAACATCTACGAAGGAAGAGGATGGGGCAAACACGGTGCACATTCTACGCCTTACAATTCGAAGAGCATCGGAATTTGCATGATTGGCAATTTTGTTG GTCATAATCCAAGCGCGGCTGCGATAAAAGCAGTCAAGGATTTGATCGAGTACGGTGTAACGCTTGGGAAAATACAAGAGAACTATACGTTGCTCGGCCATCGACAAACGACGTCAACTTCCTGTCCAGGCGACAGTCTCTATCAACTGATTCAAACGTGGCCTCACTGGTCGTCGATCTGA
- the LOC126922854 gene encoding uncharacterized protein LOC126922854 isoform X4: protein MSRKIITDTMDKRALIVSFFLFFASAISASDRRTTELSCGGRAYYNVTLAAYYPVFDSDNEFDYLDARTRKLRNLQDYLDGRAEFVTVSMDLDSGIPYGTKLCIPELNEKFLRPIPLQARDKSRYDDVGKNSPDFSHVDICVRTEQDTYDNSVNGIVTLYAELLEK, encoded by the exons ATGTCGCGTAAAATCATTACTGACACGATGGACAAACGGGCGTTGAtagtttccttttttctcttctttgctTCAGCCATCTCTGCCAGCG ATAGGCGTACAACGGAGCTCAGTTGCGGCGGTCGTGCTTATTACAACGTGACTCTGGCCGCTTATTATCCAGTTTTTGATAGCGACAACGAGTTTGACTATTTGGACGCTAGAACGAGGAAACTGAGGAATCTACAG GATTATCTGGATGGTCGTGCGGAATTTGTGACAGTCTCCATGGACCTGGATTCTGGGATACCATATGGCACAAAATTGTGCATTCCCGAattgaacgaaaaattcttaCGGCCGATTCCGCTTCAG GCTAGAGACAAAAGCCGCTACGACGATGTTGGCAAGAATTCGCCCGATTTCTCTCACGTGGACATTTGCGTTAGAACGGAGCAAGATACTTACGATAATTCGGTGAATGGTATCGTAACGCTTTACGCGGAATTGCTAGAAAAATGA
- the LOC126922854 gene encoding uncharacterized protein LOC126922854 isoform X2 → MSRKIITDTMDKRALIVSFFLFFASAISASDRRTTELSCGGRAYYNVTLAAYYPVFDSDNEFDYLDARTRKLRNLQDYLDGRAEFVTVSMDLDSGIPYGTKLCIPELNEKFLRPIPLQVWSGIKDLTACPRYDTVASYFFRLETKAATTMLARIRPISLTWTFALERSKILTIIR, encoded by the exons ATGTCGCGTAAAATCATTACTGACACGATGGACAAACGGGCGTTGAtagtttccttttttctcttctttgctTCAGCCATCTCTGCCAGCG ATAGGCGTACAACGGAGCTCAGTTGCGGCGGTCGTGCTTATTACAACGTGACTCTGGCCGCTTATTATCCAGTTTTTGATAGCGACAACGAGTTTGACTATTTGGACGCTAGAACGAGGAAACTGAGGAATCTACAG GATTATCTGGATGGTCGTGCGGAATTTGTGACAGTCTCCATGGACCTGGATTCTGGGATACCATATGGCACAAAATTGTGCATTCCCGAattgaacgaaaaattcttaCGGCCGATTCCGCTTCAGGTATGGAGTGGAATCAAAGACTTGACAGCCTGTCCTCGTTATGACACGGTCGCGTCATATTTTTTCAGGCTAGAGACAAAAGCCGCTACGACGATGTTGGCAAGAATTCGCCCGATTTCTCTCACGTGGACATTTGCGTTAGAACGGAGCAAGATACTTACGATAATTCGGTGA